The following are encoded in a window of Esox lucius isolate fEsoLuc1 chromosome 14, fEsoLuc1.pri, whole genome shotgun sequence genomic DNA:
- the pgam2 gene encoding phosphoglycerate mutase 2, with amino-acid sequence MTAVHKLVIVRHGESDWNQYNRFCGWFDADLSEKGLQEAKSGALAIKDAGMKFDVCYTSVLKRAIKTLWIIMEGTDQMWLPVHRTWRLNERHYGGLTGLNKAETAEKHGEEQVKIWRRSFDVPPPPMDHDHAYHKIISESRRYKDLKAGELPTCESLKDTIARALPYWNDVIAPQIKAGKNVIIAAHGNSLRGIVKHLDNMSDAAIMELNLPTGIPIVYELDADLKPVKPMAFLGDAETVKKAMEAVAAQGKVKK; translated from the exons atgacCGCCGTCCATAAGTTGGTGATCGTCCGTCATGGCGAGAGTGACTGGAACCAGTACAATAGATTCTGTGGCTGGTTTGACGCGGACCTCAGCGAGAAGGGTCTGCAGGAGGCCAAGAGTGGTGCCCTGGCCATCAAGGACGCCGGCATGAAGTTCGACGTCTGCTACACCTCCGTGCTGAAACGAGCCATCAAGACCCTGTGGATCATCATGGAGGGCACCGACCAGATGTGGCTTCCCGTGCATCGCACATGGCGCCTGAACGAGCGCCACTACGGCGGCCTGACCGGCCTCAACAAGGCAGAGACGGCTGAGAAACACGGAGAGGAGCAGGTCAAGATCTGGCGTCGCTCCTTTGACGTTCCTCCTCCCCCCATGGATCACGACCACGCCTACCACAAGATCATCAGCGAG TCAAGGCGCTACAAGGACCTGAAGGCTGGTGAGCTGCCCACGTGCGAATCCTTGAAGGACACCATTGCCCGAGCTCTGCCTTACTGGAATGATGTCATCGCACCACAGATCAAGGCAGGCAAGAACGTCATCATCGCTGCCCATGGCAACAGCCTCCGCGGAATTGTCAAGCACTTGGACA aCATGTCGGATGCTGCCATCATGGAGCTGAACCTGCCAACAGGTATCCCCATTGTGTACGAGCTTGACGCAGACCTGAAGCCTGTCAAACCCATGGCGTTCCTCGGAGACGCAGAGACCGTAAAGAAGGCCATGGAGGCTGTGGCTGCCCAGGGCAAGGTTAAGAAGTAA